The genomic segment CCGCTGATCGGTATGGCGGACGGCTGCTCGATGCTGCTGTGGGTGGCCGACGGCAGCGAGATTCTGGAATGGGACGGCAACGGGGAGCGCGAGATCGAGTGGGGGCGTTATATCGGCTTTGCGAACGAGGATCGGTTCGGGCATATCCAACCGAACGATCCCCGCATCGCCAAGCTTTACCGTCCCGACGCCTGCGAGATTACGTACGATAACCTGCGTACGATCGTCGCGGCATTCAAGCGAATCGCCCGCGACCGGTTCGGCGTCACGATGGAAGTGGGCGCCACGTTCGATGCGGGTCCCGAATTCGCCTATTCCGACTTTAAGTATACGCGGCATCCGGAGATCAACCGGGCGAAGCTGGGAGGCAAAGAGGTCGCGCTGAAGGCCGATTATACGGTCGTCTGCACATGGTCTGAGCTTTGCGGGGATTCGGTCGCCTATGCGGCCTATCCGGACGGCATTCCCGAGGGCACCCCGTTCGGCGAATTTCTCGGACGCCAGTGCGCCAGCTTCCTCCCCGCGCTCGGCTTCGATTATATTTGGTTTTCGAACGGCTTCGGCTTCTCCTATTTTCCTTGGACGTATCTTGGCGCGAACTACGACGGCACCTCGATGCCGACGGCGGACTACCGGGAGCTGGCGGACCAGACCCTGTCGTTCTGGGAACATTTCAAACGGGAATGTCCCAGCTACCGCACGGAGGTGCGCGGGACGAACTTCGGAACGGGAATGGATCTGGCCAAGGATTTCATTCCGCTGCAGGAGATGTACCGCAGAAAATATATCGAGCTGCCGCCTCCGAACTCGCCTTGGGGCGCGCTCAACTTCGACTTTGGCCTGGAGATCGCGTCCTATATGTCACGCATTGCGGTATTGCCAGGCGAGACCTACCCTTATCGCTTCTATCCGAACGATCCTTGGTTCTGGCAGAACCCCTGGTGGGATCTGTACGACCGGGAGCCGCACGATATTTATTGCCCGCTGTCGGTCGCACGGATGAATGGTGACGGCGAGCTTGAGAATCCGGGCATTATCGAGCTGCTGACGATCGACACGGAGAAAGGCGAATTGAACGCGGATTGTCCGGCGGAGGTCATTCCCCACCTGCGCAGGGCGATCAAGGACTTTCCCGACCAAGCCGGCATTCTGACCTGGCTATATCCGTTCAGCGAGTACCATGCCGCCGTTGAAAAGTCGGAGGAAGCCGCCAAGTCGATCTTCTTCGAGGAATGGTTCGTGCGCAACGCGGTGAACGAGGGGCTGCCGCTCAATACGGTGCTCAGCACGGACGACTTCGCGGCGATGCAAGGGGGAGCGCAGGGCAAGCTGCGGGATACGATCCTATGGACGCCGGCGTCCTGGCTGACGGGGGCGAATGCCGCAAGGCTTGCGGCTTTTGTCCGGGAAGGCGGAAGGGCGATTGTCTACGGCAGTGCCCTGGATCCGGAGCTGCAGCAGATGCTGAACCTCCGGCAGGATGAAGGGCTTCAGGGAGAGCTTCAGCTCTCCAGTACGCTGCCGCAGGACCGATTGTCCGAGGCTTCCGCTTCCTCCGCCGTCTTCCTGCACGATCCGCTGATCGGCGGAGGCGCGCTGAGCGAAGTGCTGGACCATGCGGACGATCCCGGCACGAAGGTATGCGCGACGGGCAGCCAAGGCGATCGGGTGCGCGTGTTGGCACTGACGCGGGAGCTGCCGGCATGGAACGGCGGCAAGATCGGATGGGTTCGCGGTTCCTTGCCGTTCGAATCGGGCGCCGTATCCCATCTGCCGAACCGACAGCCCGAGCGGTTCAAGGACCTCTCGGTTCTCGCCCGCCGGCTGCTTGCCGAGTTCGGGTACGAGCTGCAGCAGGTCAAGCAGGCCGAAGCGGATAAGCCGCCCCTCCTTTTCGTGACGCGCAGCGACAACGGATTTTTGTTTACGGGCTGCCGTCAGGATACGTCCGTGACCCTTCGTCTGCGCTTCCCCGAAGGGGTGCCCGCGATTATCGGCCAGACGACGAGGGCGGGCGAAGATGCCGCTCCGTATGCGCCGGACAGGACCTTCCACGACGAATGTCGCGTCTTCGTCAAGCAGCGTGAGACGACCTCCGTCTCCTGCCGGGAGCTCGCGCCCGGACCGACGCCGAGGAAGAGCTCGGAGCGGATGCTCTTCGTCGCAGGTCTGCGGGATGCAGAGGTGACGATTTATCCGCCGCTGGCAAGCCTGCATGCGGGTCGCGTAGAAGTGCGTGGCGAGACTGCGTATCTGGATCTTGCGGACTGCATACGGGGCGATCGACTCGTGTTGACCGATATCAGCGGCGCGATCGAGATCACATGGTAGAGCCGATAGAAACGATAGAAATGTCAGAGAAGGGGGAAATCGGGTGAAGCACAAGTTTGCGGTGCAGCTGTACACGCTGCGCGAGGCATGCGAGCGGGATTTTCCCGGGACGCTCCGGACGCTCGGCCGGATGGGCTGGGCCGGCGTCGAAACGGCCGGTTTGCACGGCCATGCGGCAGCGGAGATCGCGGAGGTGCTGAGAGAAGCGGGACTGAAAACGGCGGGCATGCATATTTCCGTCGAGCGTCTGCGCGCAGAGCCGGACAGCGTCAAAGCGGAGGCGAGAGCGCTCGGCACCAACCGATTGATTTGCCCGTCCGTGCCGCATGAATGGCGCAACGAGCAGGGCTATATCCGACTGCGCGAGGAATTGAACGCGGCGGCGCGCGAGCTGCGGGGCGAGGGGTTCACGGTCGCTTTTCACAACCACGCCTTCGAATTCGAGACGCGCGTCGGCACGACGGATGCTCTGTCTTATCTGCTCGAGCCTGCGCCCGACAACGCCATATTGGCCGAGATTGATGTATACTGGGTGAGCAAAGCCGGAAAAGACCCGGCGGCATTCGTGGCGCCGTATCGCGGCCGCATGCCGACGATGCACCTGAAGGACATGACCGCCGACGAACGCAGCACGTACGCCGAGATCGGAACGGGCGTGATCGACTTCGAGCCCTTGCTTGTATGGGGGGAGCGCAGCGGCGTGGAATGGTATGTCGTCGAGCAGGATATCTGCGAGGGAGACGCGCTGGAAAGCGTTCGGATCAGCCTGGACAACCTGCATGCGCTGGCCGACAGACTGGGCGTCTAGACCGTTATATTAGATCAAAAGCAAGGGGCTGGCGGATGCCGGTCCTCTTCGGCATTTGGCACGCAAGGCAGCGAAGACTACCACCCCTGCCTCGAAGAAGGAGAGGAGATTCCCGCATGAAGCGATTCGGGGCCAAGGCTTACTATATCAAAATGCTTCTATGGATCAGCGTGGCGATTCTGCTCATCGTCGTCGTGCTGTCCGCCGTCGTCTACATCAACGCCCAGAAGCTGCTCGTCAAAAACGAATACGCTTCCAACCAGAAAATACTGTACCAAGTCAAATACAATATGGAATTCATGGATCAGACGATAGCGAGCCTGTGCCAGTCGCTTTATCTGAACAGCGACGTAGCCGCGGTCATGTACGCCAGACAGGAGAATATGGTCGAGGTGGCCAACAGGCTGAACAAAGTCACCAGCTCCGTCACCTCGGCCAATCCGTATATTCATTCGCTCACGATCTATAACCGGAATCTGGATCAGACGTACAATGCGGGCAGACCTTTGTTTTTTGAAGACCAGCTGCTGGGCGAACTGTACGATTCGGACCGGCTGCTTCCCAAGATGAAGCCGATTTTCCGCAACATTCAGAAGCTCGTGAACGGGAAGACCGAGCCTGAGTACGTATTCTCCTATATGATGTACGAGACATCGGCGAGCGATCAGAAGCCGGACGGCGTCATCGTGGTCAATGTCCGGTCCGAATGGCTGCTCGACAACATCGGCGAGATCAACATGATCGACAAGCGCAAGGGCGACAATATATTCATTATGGACCAGGCCGGCGAGTACCTGGACGACGGTACGGGCGACCGGGAGATCATGAAGTGGCTGAAAAGCGACTTTTCGGCCTACCAAGCCGCGCATCCCGAGGCCGATTCGGAAGGTTTTTTTCAGCGCAAGCACGGGGGCAAGCCGTATTTGATCACGTATTCGAACGTCGACGGCGCCGGTATGACGCTGCTCAAGACGCAGCCTGTCCTGGAAGTGTATCAATCGATCGACCGGCTCCGGACCAGCATTCTGCTCATTACGCTAATCGCTTTGCTGCTCGCTTTCGTCGTTTCCATCCTGATTTCCCGGACGATTTACCGGCCGATCGGCAATCTGGTGAACGCGGTGAAGCAGAACAGGCCGGGCAGATCGGTCGAGGCCGAGGGCGAGGTCGGCGACGAGATTTCTTATTTGAGCACCGTTTATCGGCAGTCCATGGAGGAGCTGAATCTTTTCTACAAGGAAAAAGATCAGTACAAGGATGTCATGAAGCATTATTGGCTGAGCCGGCTGCTGGCCGAGCGTTTTTCCATCCCGGAGCCCGAGCTGGCATCGTTGTTCAGAGAGATGAGAATTTCTTTGCCGCCCTTCGGCGCGTATGCGGTCTGTTTGATGAAGATCGACAACTACAAGGAATTCCAGCAGCGCTTCTCCGCGCGGGACAAGGAAACGATCCGGTTCGCCCTGATCAATATCGCCTCCGAGATCGTGGCCGGCAAGTATGCGAACGAAGGCATCGACATGAAGGAAGATCATGTCCTGCTGATCGTCAGCGTACCGGAGACGGGAACGGCCTGGCAAGACGGACTCGCGGCGCTGATCGCCGAGGCGCAGGACAATTTCTCCCGTTTTTTCAAGACGACCTTCACCGCGTCGATCAGCGGCAAAGCCGAGGCGCTCAGCGGATTGCACGCGCAGTACACGCAAGCGATGGACCAGTCGATGTACCGTTTGCAGCTGGGCCATGGCGCCGTCATCACGCAGGAACGCCTCCGGGGATGCGCCGACAACAAAAAAACGGGCTACTCCAAGGAATTGGAGGAATGGCTGATGGAGACGATCAAGTCGGGCAACGTCGCCGCGATGCGGGACGTGCTCTCGAACCTGTTCGAGGAGATGGCGGCGCTCAATTACCATAACGCCCTGATTTCGATCCTCCGTCTCGCGGATGCCGTAATCGAAGGATTGGACAGGGCCAAGGTCGCGGCGGCGCCTTCCCTGCAAAAGGCTTCGATCGGCAGGCATATCCTGGAGAAGGAGACGATGGCCGAGATCGAGC from the Cohnella hashimotonis genome contains:
- a CDS encoding sugar phosphate isomerase/epimerase family protein, with product MKHKFAVQLYTLREACERDFPGTLRTLGRMGWAGVETAGLHGHAAAEIAEVLREAGLKTAGMHISVERLRAEPDSVKAEARALGTNRLICPSVPHEWRNEQGYIRLREELNAAARELRGEGFTVAFHNHAFEFETRVGTTDALSYLLEPAPDNAILAEIDVYWVSKAGKDPAAFVAPYRGRMPTMHLKDMTADERSTYAEIGTGVIDFEPLLVWGERSGVEWYVVEQDICEGDALESVRISLDNLHALADRLGV
- a CDS encoding AraC family transcriptional regulator, giving the protein MKRFGAKAYYIKMLLWISVAILLIVVVLSAVVYINAQKLLVKNEYASNQKILYQVKYNMEFMDQTIASLCQSLYLNSDVAAVMYARQENMVEVANRLNKVTSSVTSANPYIHSLTIYNRNLDQTYNAGRPLFFEDQLLGELYDSDRLLPKMKPIFRNIQKLVNGKTEPEYVFSYMMYETSASDQKPDGVIVVNVRSEWLLDNIGEINMIDKRKGDNIFIMDQAGEYLDDGTGDREIMKWLKSDFSAYQAAHPEADSEGFFQRKHGGKPYLITYSNVDGAGMTLLKTQPVLEVYQSIDRLRTSILLITLIALLLAFVVSILISRTIYRPIGNLVNAVKQNRPGRSVEAEGEVGDEISYLSTVYRQSMEELNLFYKEKDQYKDVMKHYWLSRLLAERFSIPEPELASLFREMRISLPPFGAYAVCLMKIDNYKEFQQRFSARDKETIRFALINIASEIVAGKYANEGIDMKEDHVLLIVSVPETGTAWQDGLAALIAEAQDNFSRFFKTTFTASISGKAEALSGLHAQYTQAMDQSMYRLQLGHGAVITQERLRGCADNKKTGYSKELEEWLMETIKSGNVAAMRDVLSNLFEEMAALNYHNALISILRLADAVIEGLDRAKVAAAPSLQKASIGRHILEKETMAEIERIVWGGLQDSFNKDPSEETEALNYFVVDAVTEYVHRNYQDPSLSLSSIASMMKISSRSLSKIYKEATQLSIADLINGVRLTKAAELLIQEDLSVYEIVQKVGITNETYFFSLFKKKYKMTPKEYALQRNANQIN